A stretch of the Zeugodacus cucurbitae isolate PBARC_wt_2022May chromosome 6, idZeuCucr1.2, whole genome shotgun sequence genome encodes the following:
- the LOC128922568 gene encoding defensin-like: protein MKITFLVGFICALCLISVAKAAPADGDKVEEPEAVNPSSEELQQEAVNASSGEVAAENPDNTDRENILSCSGGSWACWTRCFGHGYLLGGYCTNRGVCVCI, encoded by the coding sequence CATCTGCGCTTTGTGCCTCATCAGTGTCGCCAAGGCCGCACCTGCCGATGGAGATAAAGTGGAGGAGCCAGAAGCCGTTAATCCTTCGAGTGAAGAATTGCAGCAAGAAGCAGTTAATGCTTCCAGTGGAGAAGTAGCAGCTGAAAATCCCGATAATACAGATCGTGAGAACATTTTGAGTTGTAGTGGTGGCTCGTGGGCCTGTTGGACGCGTTGCTTTGGTCACGGATACTTGCTCGGCGGTTACTGCACCAATCGTGGAGTCTGTGTTTGTATCTAG